The stretch of DNA GGCGCGACAACTGTGCTCACGTATACCCTCCCGGGGCTTGTCGCTGATGCAGTGTTCCTTGTTCCCGGCCCGAGCAAGGTTGGAGTAGGCCGGGCGGCGCTCGCGGCGGGGCTCGCCAACCTCTCCGGGGCCGCGCTTACATCCTTTCTCTTCTTTCGACTGCCTTTCCTGCCGCGGGTGGTCACCCTAGTTGCGGGGGGAATCTCGGGAAGTCTCGGTGGTGTTCTCGCAATGGTGATCGTACGCAAACTTGCGAAGCACAGCTCGAGAAAGAACAGGGGGGAGAGCATGTGAGGGTAATCGCAGTGTCCGGCGTTCATCGCTCGGGAAAGACGACAACAATAGAGCAGCTCATTCGGGAGCTTTCGAGGCGGGGGCACTCAGTTGGAACCGTAAAGGACATACACAGGGAGTCGTTCTCCATGGACCGCCCCGGCAGCAACACCGACCGTCACCGGGCCGCGGGCGCAGAGATGGTCACAGCGGTCGGGCCGCGGGAGACCGACATACTGATCCGGCGCAGGTTGGGGTACGACGAGGTCCTTGCTTACTACACATCGGACTTCGTCATCCTCGAAGGCGCCCATGACTTCCCGGTCCCGAGGGTCGTATGTGCCAGGTCGGAGGCGGAGATCGGGGAGCGCCTGGATGCTCACACGTTCTGCATAAGCGGCCCGATCGCGGCATCGACTGACTCCTACCGAGGTCTCCCCGCAGTGGACGCGATGTCCGCGCCCGGCCGGCTTGCCGACCTGGTGACCATACATGCCCTGGAATGGACGGC from Bacillota bacterium encodes:
- a CDS encoding molybdopterin-guanine dinucleotide biosynthesis protein MobB, with the translated sequence MRVIAVSGVHRSGKTTTIEQLIRELSRRGHSVGTVKDIHRESFSMDRPGSNTDRHRAAGAEMVTAVGPRETDILIRRRLGYDEVLAYYTSDFVILEGAHDFPVPRVVCARSEAEIGERLDAHTFCISGPIAASTDSYRGLPAVDAMSAPGRLADLVTIHALEWTAQPARARSSLEAEVSVDGEDLPMVPFVQEFVASTILGMLSALKGFTPGREVQVTVRREPQRA
- a CDS encoding ECF transporter S component translates to MVEEMVSKFTTRDFTLIALLAALGMATKPVITPVARMVAGPLSLPGGAVAGGFYMMWLIIAHGLTGKAGSATLVGVVQAAVAGALGMVGSHGATTVLTYTLPGLVADAVFLVPGPSKVGVGRAALAAGLANLSGAALTSFLFFRLPFLPRVVTLVAGGISGSLGGVLAMVIVRKLAKHSSRKNRGESM